Proteins from one Candidatus Hydrogenedentota bacterium genomic window:
- a CDS encoding discoidin domain-containing protein → MKTFCWTLTLAVMTLMLAVFAAPGYAQDQEELKFELPEPFFGGTPIDYWSENLEKEDFKDRPAFMAPKGTVLVSKGKTVTSSEKNPALGELKMVTDGDKNYAKNSLVELGPGTQWVQVDLEAAHEIYAVLFWHFHEGKRVYFDIIVQASDDPEFKTGVTTLYNNDIDNSSGLGVGEDKEYIENNKGRLLDTKGAKARYVRFYSNGSTADENNHYVEIEVWGRPVK, encoded by the coding sequence ATGAAGACCTTTTGCTGGACCCTGACGCTGGCCGTGATGACGCTGATGCTTGCGGTTTTCGCCGCCCCGGGCTACGCCCAGGACCAGGAGGAGCTGAAGTTCGAGCTGCCCGAGCCCTTCTTCGGCGGCACGCCGATTGACTACTGGAGCGAGAACCTTGAGAAGGAGGACTTCAAGGACCGCCCGGCGTTCATGGCCCCCAAGGGCACCGTCCTCGTCTCCAAGGGCAAGACGGTCACCAGCAGCGAGAAGAACCCGGCCCTCGGCGAGCTGAAGATGGTCACCGACGGCGACAAGAACTACGCCAAGAACAGCCTCGTTGAGCTGGGGCCGGGCACGCAGTGGGTGCAGGTGGACCTCGAGGCGGCCCACGAGATCTACGCCGTCCTCTTCTGGCACTTCCACGAGGGAAAACGCGTGTACTTCGACATCATTGTCCAGGCCTCCGACGACCCCGAGTTCAAGACCGGCGTCACCACCCTGTACAACAACGACATTGACAACTCCTCCGGCCTCGGCGTGGGCGAGGACAAGGAGTACATCGAGAACAACAAGGGCCGCCTGCTGGACACCAAGGGCGCCAAGGCCCGCTACGTCCGCTTCTACAGCAACGGCAGCACCGCCGACGAGAACAACCACTACGTCGAGATCGAGGTGTGGGGCCGTCCCGTGAAGTGA
- a CDS encoding TolC family protein yields MSVFCCWILAGVALVGADPVLGAELSAATPSPVAVEDAAPLAGVVLERGRERTAEEIAESYRGFLTPRPPKTVGFVLDGPPAEGDPVDRHAAEIMEVAGKSFDIRFVRKAADQTVAGVDAALHEMLADPGVDLVITTGTLGSFRALRAGAPPKPVIAGMLTEPAAAGLTLSKDGGSGVKNLACASFEGVVPRDLARLRELAPFTRVAVLVDARLAEAAPDLGADLSRLLESMDLKVSVVPVGTDAAAAVAAIPADAEAVYFAPLPGHTPEEVGALARGVNERRLPSFSLNGPADVRAGVLATLQTENETRRIGRRLANHTNRILSGEAPESLPAAMTAAENFLVNLETARTLGLTLPWETLVQAETINDEPAQVDARFSLEQAVRAALEANLDLDEKERQVRAGAQNIPAARANLLPQVSANGTYAAMDEKLSSAMQPERTLTGSIRVVQLIYDEMAHANVEIQKRLQAALEQEQAGLELDVARLAADAYLNVLRAKTYEGIQKGNLRRTLENRRLATLRRDAGIAGPAEGYRWDAEAAQNRTEVVKAGSMRRAAEIQFNRVLNREQESLFGVEEVNVDDALLLSCDADFAPLLADTARAGEVRAFLVRLGLEEAPELRQLDEAVKAQGRLYTATLRKYYLPTVGLQWETRHKFGAWGEGTQGGLQTMVVPGMPEYSWTVGVNASLPLYAGGKRKAERIQARETVEQLKLKRTAVAQKLEQRIRTAAQMAGASRINIGQAREAAEAARKGLELVSDGYGRGVLKITDLVDAQTAALVSDLAAAGAVYQHLLDMMELYRAVAVIPFLETPESRAGIAAALDAHLAEKGLAPGGAPAAPKE; encoded by the coding sequence ATGTCTGTTTTTTGCTGCTGGATTCTGGCGGGAGTGGCGCTTGTCGGCGCCGACCCCGTGCTCGGGGCGGAGCTGTCCGCCGCGACGCCCTCCCCTGTCGCGGTGGAGGACGCCGCGCCACTGGCCGGCGTGGTGCTGGAGCGGGGCCGGGAACGGACCGCGGAGGAGATCGCGGAGTCGTACAGGGGCTTCCTGACGCCGCGTCCGCCGAAGACCGTGGGGTTTGTGCTGGACGGCCCGCCCGCGGAGGGGGACCCGGTGGACCGCCACGCCGCGGAGATCATGGAGGTGGCGGGCAAGTCCTTTGACATCCGCTTTGTGCGCAAGGCGGCGGACCAGACGGTGGCGGGCGTGGACGCCGCGTTGCATGAGATGCTCGCGGACCCCGGGGTGGACCTGGTGATCACGACGGGGACGCTGGGGTCGTTCCGCGCGCTGCGCGCGGGCGCGCCGCCGAAGCCGGTGATCGCGGGCATGCTGACGGAGCCCGCCGCGGCGGGGCTCACGCTTTCGAAGGACGGCGGCAGCGGCGTGAAGAACCTGGCCTGCGCCTCCTTTGAGGGCGTGGTGCCGCGCGACCTGGCGCGTCTCCGCGAGCTGGCCCCCTTCACGCGCGTGGCGGTGCTGGTGGACGCGCGGCTGGCGGAGGCGGCCCCGGACTTGGGGGCCGACCTGTCCCGCCTGCTGGAAAGCATGGACCTTAAGGTGAGCGTGGTGCCCGTGGGAACGGACGCGGCGGCGGCGGTGGCGGCGATTCCGGCGGACGCCGAGGCGGTCTATTTCGCCCCGCTCCCGGGGCACACGCCGGAAGAGGTGGGGGCGCTGGCGCGCGGCGTGAACGAGCGCCGTCTGCCGTCCTTTTCGCTGAACGGCCCGGCGGACGTGCGGGCGGGGGTGCTGGCGACGCTCCAGACGGAGAACGAGACCCGCCGCATCGGCCGCCGCCTGGCCAACCACACCAACCGCATCCTTTCGGGCGAGGCCCCCGAGTCGCTCCCCGCGGCCATGACGGCGGCGGAGAATTTCCTGGTCAATCTGGAGACGGCGCGGACACTGGGGCTGACCCTGCCCTGGGAAACCCTGGTGCAGGCGGAAACGATCAACGACGAGCCGGCACAGGTGGACGCGCGGTTCTCGCTGGAGCAGGCCGTGCGCGCGGCGCTGGAGGCGAATCTGGACCTGGACGAGAAGGAGCGCCAGGTGCGCGCGGGGGCGCAGAACATCCCCGCGGCGCGGGCGAACCTGCTTCCGCAGGTGTCGGCGAACGGCACCTACGCGGCCATGGACGAGAAATTGTCCTCTGCGATGCAGCCGGAGCGCACGCTGACCGGCTCCATCAGGGTGGTCCAGCTGATCTACGACGAGATGGCCCACGCGAACGTGGAAATCCAGAAGCGCCTGCAGGCGGCGCTGGAGCAGGAGCAGGCCGGACTGGAGCTGGACGTGGCGAGGCTGGCGGCGGACGCCTACCTGAACGTCCTGCGCGCGAAGACCTATGAGGGCATCCAGAAGGGCAACCTGCGGCGCACCCTCGAAAACCGGCGGCTCGCCACGCTGCGCCGGGACGCCGGCATCGCCGGGCCGGCGGAGGGGTACCGCTGGGACGCCGAGGCGGCGCAAAACCGCACCGAGGTGGTGAAGGCGGGGAGCATGCGGCGCGCGGCGGAAATCCAGTTTAACCGCGTGCTCAACCGCGAGCAGGAGTCGCTGTTTGGCGTGGAGGAGGTGAACGTGGACGACGCGCTCCTGCTGTCCTGCGACGCGGATTTCGCCCCCCTGCTCGCCGACACGGCGCGCGCGGGGGAGGTGCGCGCCTTTCTGGTGCGCCTGGGGCTGGAGGAGGCGCCCGAACTGCGCCAGTTGGACGAGGCGGTGAAGGCGCAGGGCCGGCTCTACACGGCCACCCTCCGCAAATACTACCTGCCGACGGTGGGGCTCCAGTGGGAGACCAGGCACAAATTCGGCGCGTGGGGCGAAGGCACCCAGGGCGGTCTCCAGACGATGGTGGTGCCGGGCATGCCGGAATACTCGTGGACCGTCGGCGTGAACGCCTCCCTGCCGCTCTACGCGGGCGGCAAGCGGAAGGCCGAGCGCATCCAGGCCCGCGAGACGGTGGAGCAGCTCAAGCTCAAGCGAACCGCCGTGGCCCAGAAACTGGAGCAGCGCATCCGCACGGCGGCCCAGATGGCCGGGGCCTCCCGCATTAATATCGGCCAGGCCCGCGAGGCCGCCGAGGCCGCCCGCAAGGGGCTGGAGCTCGTGTCCGACGGCTACGGCCGCGGCGTGCTGAAGATCACCGACCTCGTGGACGCCCAGACCGCCGCGCTGGTCTCGGATCTGGCGGCGGCGGGCGCGGTCTACCAGCACCTGCTCGACATGATGGAACTGTACCGCGCGGTCGCGGTCATCCCCTTCCTGGAAACCCCGGAGAGCCGCGCGGGCATCGCCGCGGCGCTGGACGCGCATCTCGCCGAAAAGGGGCTCGCCCCGGGCGGGGCTCCCGCCGCCCCGAAGGAATGA
- a CDS encoding lytic transglycosylase domain-containing protein — translation MVPKVVTDETLLDIVKRYSQYYALPEPLVYAVIHAESSFKPNAVSPAGARGLMQLMPGTALEMGVTDIFDPEQNIAGGTQYLRKMMDLFGDNKSLALAGYNAGPENVKKYGGIPPFEETQSYVKIVLGLESSYAGGAPVSSLRVASAKPLHRIQAAPSKGAYTVVFHSGLTQPADKVEDKEPYWYIEYANRVYPVRKDLVKTVEKG, via the coding sequence ATGGTGCCCAAGGTGGTGACGGACGAGACGCTGCTGGACATTGTGAAGCGGTACTCGCAGTATTACGCGCTGCCGGAGCCGCTGGTGTACGCGGTGATCCACGCGGAGAGCAGTTTCAAGCCGAACGCCGTGTCGCCCGCGGGCGCGCGGGGGCTCATGCAGCTCATGCCGGGGACGGCGCTGGAAATGGGCGTCACGGACATCTTCGACCCCGAGCAGAACATCGCCGGGGGCACGCAGTACCTGCGCAAGATGATGGACCTCTTTGGAGACAACAAGTCGCTGGCCCTCGCCGGCTACAACGCGGGCCCGGAGAACGTGAAGAAATACGGCGGCATCCCGCCGTTCGAAGAGACCCAGTCCTACGTCAAGATCGTGCTGGGCCTGGAGTCCTCCTACGCGGGCGGCGCGCCCGTGTCCTCCCTGCGCGTGGCCTCGGCCAAACCCCTCCACCGCATCCAGGCGGCTCCGTCCAAGGGCGCGTACACGGTGGTCTTCCACAGCGGCCTCACCCAGCCCGCGGACAAGGTGGAGGACAAGGAGCCGTACTGGTACATCGAGTACGCCAACCGCGTCTATCCCGTCCGCAAGGACCTGGTGAAGACCGTCGAAAAGGGCTGA
- a CDS encoding Gfo/Idh/MocA family oxidoreductase, protein MHQETPGALSRRGFLKRAATLSAFSIVPRHVLGGAGFTAPSDEITRAVVGVGGMGTGHLGYAGARTVAVCDVDRKHLQSALDSLEKGVKGCTDFREVLAMPEVDVVHIATPPHWHGLISIMAAEAGKDVWCEKPMTRTIGEGRRVVEAVQRNGRIFRLNTWFRFRDNYYGYGSTVAPIKQIVDSGELGWPLRVVVGAGTGFDFKFYWSGRTDLTPQPVPEELDYDMWLGPAPYKPYHPHRTHQTFRGYWDYDGGGLGDMGQHYLDPVQYLLGKDDTSPVEVEVDAPQQHPDAVSSWRKIVLRYADGCEIVLDGEGFSQGMPYIEGPNGKLFKNLRLEIKGQEKTLRGLPDNAPQEGDFYDCVRTRRTFALNEANGHRSCTLINLGTTAARLGRNLRYDPVKQEFVDDPEANRMVFQPMRGPWRV, encoded by the coding sequence ATGCACCAGGAGACTCCGGGCGCCCTGTCGCGGCGCGGCTTTCTGAAACGGGCGGCCACCCTGTCCGCCTTCTCGATCGTGCCCCGGCATGTGCTGGGCGGCGCCGGGTTCACCGCGCCCAGCGACGAGATCACCCGCGCCGTTGTGGGCGTGGGCGGCATGGGCACCGGCCACCTGGGCTACGCCGGGGCGCGCACGGTCGCCGTGTGCGACGTGGACCGCAAGCATCTCCAGTCGGCGCTCGACTCCCTGGAGAAGGGCGTGAAGGGCTGTACGGACTTCCGCGAGGTGCTCGCCATGCCGGAGGTGGACGTGGTGCACATCGCCACGCCGCCGCACTGGCACGGACTGATCAGCATCATGGCCGCCGAGGCGGGCAAGGACGTCTGGTGCGAGAAGCCCATGACCCGCACCATCGGCGAGGGCCGGCGCGTGGTGGAGGCCGTCCAGCGCAACGGGCGCATCTTCCGCCTCAACACCTGGTTCCGCTTCCGCGACAACTACTACGGCTACGGGTCCACCGTCGCCCCGATCAAGCAGATCGTGGACAGCGGCGAGCTGGGCTGGCCCCTGCGGGTCGTCGTGGGTGCGGGCACGGGCTTTGACTTCAAGTTCTACTGGAGCGGCCGCACCGACCTGACGCCCCAGCCGGTCCCCGAAGAGCTGGACTACGACATGTGGCTCGGCCCCGCGCCGTACAAGCCCTACCACCCCCACCGCACGCACCAGACCTTCCGGGGCTACTGGGACTACGACGGCGGCGGGCTGGGCGACATGGGCCAGCACTACCTCGACCCGGTGCAGTACCTGCTGGGCAAGGACGACACCAGCCCGGTCGAGGTGGAGGTGGACGCGCCGCAGCAGCACCCGGACGCCGTCAGCTCTTGGCGGAAGATCGTCCTGCGCTACGCCGACGGCTGCGAGATCGTCCTCGACGGCGAGGGCTTCTCGCAGGGCATGCCCTACATTGAGGGGCCGAACGGGAAACTTTTCAAGAACCTGCGCCTCGAGATCAAGGGCCAGGAGAAGACGCTGCGCGGCCTGCCGGACAACGCCCCGCAGGAGGGCGACTTCTACGACTGCGTGCGCACGCGCCGCACCTTCGCCCTCAACGAGGCCAACGGCCACCGCTCCTGCACCCTCATCAACCTTGGCACAACGGCCGCGCGCCTGGGGCGCAACCTGCGCTACGACCCCGTGAAGCAGGAGTTCGTGGACGACCCCGAAGCCAACCGCATGGTCTTCCAGCCCATGCGCGGCCCGTGGAGGGTGTGA
- a CDS encoding MFS transporter, protein MTDTLPPLEKKGFTAGLTGYHYLVLGVACLGWSFDTMDQWLFVFSKQHALASLLGAAATREDVAYYTNICTAAMMIGWAVGGLFFGMVGDRLGRTKTMAITILMYAGFTGLSGLSQNWEQFALFRFLTGLGIGGEFAAGASLVAETFPAHSRATALSIVQATSALGNVSAAMVNLGFAHLYSMPGSALNTGNGWRYLFTVGAVPALLVFIIFLFIHEPEQWVQSRARVKEKKQGTGNILALFTEPAIRRNTLVGVALAAIGVIGFWGISVWTPELLRSVLNPDGLDALKPTVEKQISYAGMAQNLGGFFGALGFALLANRLGRRGAFAVAFALCLAVIPATFFFTTSFATGLVFFFLMGYALLFLLGGFAVYFPELFPTRLRSTGTGFCYNVARFITAGALFFSGWMVKSYGLPMMVLGVSVVFVLGFLVIPFGPETKGKPLPE, encoded by the coding sequence ATGACCGACACACTGCCCCCCCTCGAAAAGAAAGGCTTCACCGCGGGACTCACGGGGTACCACTATCTGGTGCTCGGGGTGGCCTGCCTCGGCTGGTCTTTCGACACCATGGACCAGTGGCTGTTCGTGTTCTCCAAGCAGCACGCGCTGGCCTCGCTGCTGGGGGCGGCGGCGACCAGGGAGGACGTCGCCTACTACACGAACATCTGCACCGCCGCCATGATGATCGGCTGGGCGGTGGGCGGTCTGTTCTTCGGCATGGTGGGCGACCGGCTTGGGCGCACCAAGACCATGGCCATCACCATCCTGATGTACGCGGGGTTCACCGGCCTCAGCGGCCTGTCGCAGAACTGGGAGCAGTTCGCGCTCTTCCGCTTCCTGACCGGCCTGGGCATCGGCGGCGAGTTCGCGGCGGGCGCGTCGCTGGTGGCGGAGACCTTCCCGGCGCACTCCCGCGCGACGGCCCTGAGCATTGTGCAGGCCACCTCGGCCCTCGGCAACGTTTCCGCTGCCATGGTGAACCTGGGGTTTGCCCACCTGTACTCCATGCCGGGGTCGGCCCTCAACACCGGCAACGGCTGGCGGTACCTCTTCACCGTGGGGGCGGTGCCCGCCCTTCTTGTGTTCATCATCTTCCTCTTCATCCATGAGCCGGAGCAGTGGGTGCAGTCCCGCGCCCGGGTCAAGGAGAAGAAGCAGGGGACCGGAAACATTCTGGCCCTCTTCACCGAGCCCGCCATCCGCAGGAACACGCTGGTGGGCGTGGCCCTGGCCGCCATCGGCGTCATCGGATTCTGGGGCATCAGCGTGTGGACGCCCGAGCTGCTGCGGTCCGTGCTGAACCCCGACGGGCTGGACGCGCTGAAGCCCACCGTGGAGAAGCAGATCAGCTACGCGGGGATGGCGCAGAATCTGGGCGGCTTCTTCGGCGCCCTCGGTTTCGCCCTGCTGGCCAACCGGCTCGGCCGCCGCGGGGCCTTCGCCGTCGCCTTCGCCCTTTGCCTTGCCGTGATCCCCGCGACCTTCTTCTTCACCACGTCCTTTGCGACCGGCCTGGTCTTCTTCTTCCTGATGGGGTACGCGCTGCTCTTCCTGCTCGGCGGGTTCGCGGTCTACTTCCCCGAGCTGTTCCCCACGCGCCTGCGCTCGACGGGCACCGGGTTCTGCTACAACGTCGCCCGGTTCATCACCGCCGGCGCGCTGTTCTTCTCCGGCTGGATGGTCAAGTCCTACGGCCTGCCCATGATGGTGCTGGGCGTGTCGGTGGTCTTCGTGCTGGGGTTCCTGGTCATCCCCTTCGGCCCCGAAACGAAGGGAAAGCCGCTGCCTGAATGA
- a CDS encoding Gfo/Idh/MocA family oxidoreductase produces MKPMNRRVFLKTGAAAAAAFTIGRSALGANERVRVGVIGLRNRGNQVADSMNACGRFEVAALCDCDRAMYDVAVGKIGRKLEKVPAFTQDFRKVLDDPGIDAVVVALPDHWHGLATVMALDAGKHVYVEKPMSFNILDGRAMVAAAARNPKLAVQVGTQQRSGAHFQEARDFIRGGGLGKVGFARAWITHERETIPRVPDADPPAGFDYDLWVGPAPFRAYNPELTHYNWHFTWNFGTGEMGNWGAHWIDIVRWYLDLDLPSAVLGIGGQLVVKDAKETPDTQTAIYQFPETTVIWEQRLWTTFGINGKGSGAEFDGDKGSLVVGRDGWTFFPKEGAPEKHGRSEMELPHAVNFADAIQGTAKPIAPVTEGHKTAAMCHLANIAARRNGKLDFDPATEQITNDPEAQALAGRENRAPWPQFVL; encoded by the coding sequence ATGAAGCCCATGAACCGGCGCGTGTTCTTGAAAACCGGGGCTGCGGCCGCCGCGGCGTTCACCATCGGCAGGAGCGCCCTTGGGGCGAATGAGCGCGTCCGGGTCGGCGTGATCGGCCTGCGCAACCGGGGCAACCAGGTGGCGGACTCCATGAACGCCTGCGGCCGCTTCGAGGTGGCCGCGTTGTGCGACTGCGACCGGGCCATGTATGACGTGGCGGTGGGCAAGATCGGCAGGAAGCTGGAGAAGGTGCCCGCGTTCACGCAGGATTTCCGCAAGGTGCTGGACGACCCCGGGATTGACGCGGTGGTGGTGGCCCTGCCGGACCACTGGCACGGGCTGGCGACGGTGATGGCGCTGGACGCGGGCAAGCACGTCTATGTGGAAAAGCCGATGTCGTTCAACATTCTGGACGGCCGCGCCATGGTGGCGGCGGCGGCGCGCAACCCGAAGCTGGCGGTGCAGGTGGGCACGCAGCAGCGCAGCGGCGCGCATTTCCAGGAGGCGCGCGACTTCATCCGGGGCGGCGGCCTGGGAAAAGTCGGCTTCGCCCGCGCGTGGATCACCCACGAGCGCGAAACCATCCCGCGCGTCCCGGACGCGGACCCGCCGGCGGGCTTTGACTACGACCTGTGGGTGGGCCCCGCGCCCTTCCGCGCTTACAACCCCGAGCTCACGCACTACAACTGGCACTTCACCTGGAACTTCGGCACCGGCGAGATGGGCAACTGGGGCGCCCACTGGATTGACATCGTCCGCTGGTATCTCGACCTGGACCTGCCCTCCGCCGTGCTGGGCATCGGCGGCCAGCTCGTCGTGAAGGACGCCAAGGAGACGCCGGACACCCAGACGGCCATCTACCAGTTCCCCGAGACCACCGTGATCTGGGAGCAGCGCCTCTGGACCACCTTTGGCATCAACGGCAAGGGTAGCGGCGCGGAATTTGACGGCGACAAGGGCTCCCTCGTGGTCGGCCGCGACGGCTGGACCTTCTTCCCGAAGGAGGGGGCGCCCGAGAAGCACGGGCGCAGCGAGATGGAACTGCCGCATGCGGTCAACTTCGCCGACGCCATCCAGGGCACGGCGAAACCGATAGCCCCCGTCACCGAGGGCCACAAGACGGCCGCCATGTGCCACTTGGCGAACATCGCCGCCCGCCGGAACGGAAAACTCGACTTTGACCCGGCGACCGAACAGATCACCAACGACCCGGAGGCGCAGGCCCTCGCGGGCCGCGAAAACCGCGCCCCCTGGCCGCAGTTCGTCCTGTAG
- a CDS encoding DUF2157 domain-containing protein, which yields MGGQGVRWLWKELPGLVAAGVMDEETADRLRRHYGPPGQAVGRSLLMGVLAGLGAACVGLGVILIFAHNWDSLPRSAKTGLAFAPLLFGQALAAWVIVRRGDSWAWREGAAAWWVLSVGACIALVSQTWHIQGELDDFLLTWLVLGIPAAHLLNSSTAIVLALAGILSWTAYQGANGASSLAPLYWTLMAAVLPHLWWAARRGVAARVAVVTPALAATMIPGLLIILGKTGVPMAAFGVVSAVTSLWVFLRVSAERETRTGSLLVAVLAVTALTMTFRDMHRTRWFNADQLDDAMVTVGVCIALAALSALTVRRNLSLFGKADIPVLLMVPVTALSWPFAAYDLGEIPSLAMNLLVAAAGLSWILLGFRDGLFLRMNSGLALLAALMACRFFDSDIGLLAKGVAFVGAGAAFLVVNLLAGRRTAERTREDAS from the coding sequence ATGGGCGGTCAGGGTGTCCGATGGTTGTGGAAGGAACTCCCCGGGCTCGTGGCGGCCGGGGTGATGGACGAGGAGACGGCCGACCGCCTGCGGCGGCATTACGGGCCGCCCGGGCAGGCGGTTGGCCGCAGTCTGCTCATGGGGGTTCTTGCGGGGCTGGGCGCGGCGTGCGTGGGGCTGGGGGTCATCCTGATCTTCGCGCACAACTGGGATTCGCTGCCGCGCTCGGCCAAGACGGGCCTCGCCTTCGCCCCCCTGCTCTTTGGACAGGCCCTGGCGGCGTGGGTGATCGTGAGACGGGGCGATTCCTGGGCCTGGCGCGAGGGGGCGGCGGCGTGGTGGGTGCTGAGCGTCGGTGCGTGCATCGCCCTGGTCAGCCAGACCTGGCACATCCAGGGGGAGCTGGACGATTTCCTCCTGACCTGGCTGGTGCTGGGAATCCCGGCGGCGCACCTGCTCAACTCCTCCACGGCCATTGTGCTGGCGCTGGCGGGCATCCTAAGCTGGACCGCCTATCAGGGCGCCAACGGCGCCTCCTCTCTTGCCCCCCTCTACTGGACCCTGATGGCCGCCGTGCTGCCGCACCTGTGGTGGGCCGCGCGCCGGGGCGTTGCGGCCCGCGTCGCCGTGGTGACGCCCGCACTGGCGGCCACCATGATCCCCGGCCTGCTGATCATTCTGGGGAAAACCGGGGTGCCGATGGCCGCTTTCGGCGTGGTGTCCGCCGTCACGTCGCTGTGGGTGTTCCTGCGTGTGAGCGCGGAGAGGGAAACACGCACCGGGAGCCTGCTGGTGGCGGTGCTCGCCGTCACGGCGCTCACGATGACCTTTCGCGACATGCACCGCACCCGCTGGTTCAACGCCGACCAGCTGGATGACGCCATGGTCACCGTCGGCGTGTGCATCGCGCTGGCGGCGCTCTCGGCCCTGACCGTCCGGAGGAACCTGTCCCTCTTCGGAAAGGCCGACATCCCCGTGCTTCTGATGGTCCCCGTGACGGCGCTCTCCTGGCCCTTCGCGGCCTATGATCTGGGCGAGATTCCCTCACTGGCCATGAACCTGCTGGTGGCCGCGGCGGGGCTGTCCTGGATCCTGCTCGGGTTCCGCGACGGTCTCTTTCTCCGCATGAACTCCGGACTGGCGCTGCTGGCGGCGCTGATGGCCTGCCGCTTCTTCGACTCGGACATCGGGCTCCTTGCCAAGGGGGTGGCCTTCGTGGGGGCCGGGGCCGCGTTTCTGGTGGTCAACCTGCTGGCGGGCCGCCGGACGGCCGAAAGGACACGGGAGGACGCGTCATGA
- a CDS encoding GDYXXLXY domain-containing protein has translation MKTLKLVLLGALALAQLAVPARMFLDQHAVLTRGERLKIRCAPLDPVNPFMGRYVQLNLSAEVAAPGTRPARTGEMHDAWVTYTLDEEGFVNPTALHWVRPKDTPSLKVRTWGRVDEGKTTFSYPFDRYYMNEKRAPEVDRLLMRGRFSALTVPAHVTVRVLGDTAVLEELFLDDKPVLEYLREHAGKAEQAPSGG, from the coding sequence ATGAAAACCCTGAAACTGGTGCTGCTGGGCGCGCTGGCCCTCGCCCAGCTTGCGGTCCCGGCACGCATGTTTCTCGACCAGCACGCCGTGCTGACACGGGGCGAGCGGCTCAAGATCCGGTGCGCGCCCCTGGACCCGGTGAATCCCTTCATGGGGCGCTATGTGCAGTTGAATTTGTCCGCGGAGGTCGCCGCGCCCGGGACGCGCCCGGCGCGGACGGGGGAAATGCATGACGCCTGGGTCACGTACACGTTGGACGAGGAGGGGTTCGTGAACCCCACCGCCCTCCACTGGGTCCGCCCCAAGGACACGCCCTCCCTGAAAGTGCGCACGTGGGGCCGTGTTGACGAGGGCAAGACAACCTTCTCCTATCCCTTTGACAGGTACTACATGAACGAGAAGAGGGCCCCGGAGGTGGACCGTTTGCTGATGAGGGGCCGGTTCAGCGCCCTGACCGTTCCCGCCCATGTGACCGTGCGTGTTCTTGGCGATACCGCCGTGCTGGAGGAACTCTTTCTCGACGACAAGCCGGTGCTGGAGTACCTCCGCGAACACGCCGGCAAAGCCGAACAGGCCCCTTCTGGGGGCTGA